One region of Candidatus Omnitrophota bacterium genomic DNA includes:
- a CDS encoding nucleoside hydrolase yields MIFRFFVTVIAVCLGSFCAGADGMKVPIIYSTDLYHPHDDPDDHFDLATLFAMPEFDIRAILIDLRKEAADRPGVIPLKQLMRLTGRDISYSTGLTGKLLSPQDKGERQPAAEQGGVQLILETLRQSAEPMTIFTTGSLRDVAAAFNREPQLFAEKVSRLYINIGHSGGDKEWNVELDPHAYVCIMRSSLDVYWLPCFGGDYSSYWKFQQGQVLDSISLALQNYFVYALTKMPPDRLDPLDALARPVSQENKDLFWPQERNMWCTAGFLHAAGRKYKHFTFESIPVYIEDNGRTTIRWDCGGQRIMTIHHSDFNAYQDEMREWLRILFAEFPMKP; encoded by the coding sequence ATGATTTTTCGATTTTTTGTAACCGTAATCGCCGTCTGCCTCGGCTCATTTTGCGCCGGGGCGGACGGGATGAAAGTCCCCATTATTTATTCCACCGATCTCTATCATCCCCACGACGATCCCGACGATCATTTCGATTTGGCGACGCTGTTCGCTATGCCCGAATTCGACATTCGCGCTATTCTTATCGATCTGCGGAAGGAAGCGGCGGATCGCCCCGGCGTAATACCCTTGAAGCAACTTATGCGCCTGACTGGCCGGGATATCTCATATTCGACGGGTTTGACGGGGAAATTGCTTTCGCCGCAAGACAAGGGCGAGAGGCAGCCTGCCGCCGAACAGGGCGGCGTTCAATTGATTCTTGAAACGCTGCGCCAATCGGCTGAACCGATGACGATCTTCACCACCGGCAGCCTGCGCGACGTCGCCGCCGCTTTCAATCGCGAACCGCAATTGTTTGCGGAAAAAGTGTCCCGCCTCTATATCAACATCGGCCATTCCGGCGGCGATAAGGAATGGAATGTGGAACTCGATCCCCACGCCTATGTCTGCATTATGCGCAGCTCTCTGGATGTATATTGGCTGCCCTGCTTCGGCGGCGATTATTCTTCCTATTGGAAATTCCAACAAGGCCAAGTTCTGGATTCCATTTCTTTGGCGTTGCAAAATTACTTTGTGTATGCGTTGACGAAAATGCCGCCGGATCGGCTTGATCCCCTGGACGCGCTTGCTCGCCCTGTTTCTCAGGAAAACAAAGACCTCTTTTGGCCTCAGGAAAGAAACATGTGGTGCACGGCGGGATTTCTTCATGCGGCGGGAAGAAAATACAAGCATTTCACCTTCGAATCGATTCCCGTCTATATCGAAGATAATGGTCGAACCACGATTCGTTGGGATTGCGGCGGGCAGCGGATCATGACGATCCACCATTCCGATTTCAACGCATATCAAGACGAAATGCGCGAGTGGCTGCGCATTCTCTTCGCCGAATTTCCGATGAAGCCATAA
- a CDS encoding nucleotidyltransferase domain-containing protein: MIDLDASYLEEVKKILRERVPSCEVLAFGSRVEGTAVKYSDLDLAIHADKPLDPQILEDLKDAFSESNLPFIVDIMDWRSISDSFQKVVLQNSEIIQEANVNNPHREPIKEEPENHPIH; encoded by the coding sequence ATGATTGATTTGGATGCATCCTATCTCGAGGAAGTAAAAAAAATCTTACGCGAACGAGTTCCCAGCTGCGAAGTTTTAGCCTTCGGCTCGCGGGTGGAGGGAACGGCAGTGAAATATTCCGATTTGGATTTGGCAATACATGCCGACAAACCGCTCGATCCGCAAATCCTGGAAGATTTGAAAGACGCCTTTTCCGAATCCAATTTGCCTTTCATTGTGGACATCATGGATTGGCGCTCCATCTCGGATAGTTTTCAGAAAGTCGTACTGCAAAACAGCGAAATTATCCAAGAAGCAAATGTGAACAATCCTCATCGCGAACCGATCAAGGAGGAACCCGAAAATCATCCAATTCATTGA